The following are encoded together in the Pleurocapsa sp. FMAR1 genome:
- a CDS encoding Ig-like domain-containing protein, whose protein sequence is MALGEELEFTLSSSDPDAGATLTYSVENLPLGATLDKDTGLVKWQPAPGQVGDYVVTYQVSDGEDIAERNALIRVEAKPTLPVVNLEFTPSFPAIPGQKVVINALADSFTEIKTISVSVNGKKLTLDKRNRAEFIADTTGRVEVEVTATDAAGRTATKTEILKVRDPEDKAAPVVAFGLGLNGQAFDSATEIKATVSDRNLDEWTLSLKGKGEGGVVATGYGNVNNGAIASLDPAIYSNGFYTLELTATDIKGRTSTTEIVVEVEGNDKKAQYQRIDNDLSIDFGGTSIDLTRRYDSVQRQESGSFGNGWASSWDFDLETDVEIRGKGNEGLKPFESGTRLYLTTPDGERVGFTFQPVAEKITGLTYYRPAWVADDGVNYTLDSTDVLLSKAGNRFYDLQTAKPYNPSFPQTPNSPNPYTLTTPENVVYTLDATGNLQEQVTADGTRLIYSDSGILNPATGEMVRFETDKAGRLTQVTAPNGTAVVYDYDKAGNLVSARNLALGDSVRYSYGDQGLNLIAGDTGEAIEYFDTPVVKPLTGDLSTASSFTGSTTTGTGEGLYSFGFRDSEILSTNTGSVLLGVDLTGTDELPTIEGLTLLSTQTTADSSFALYTIDKEGLNLLSVNDAGDYELQLGIAGDVNRDNAVDGVDSQLVKNALGTSIGDAGYDAALDVNRDRTINSKDVQILGSNYGFRYNQAPVVKDSEAITHEDLSVEIPLKDLAKDPEGDRTFFRTRDVEHGQVSFSADGQTAIFKPEVGYTGTASFKLFADDGYAVSDASIVDKI, encoded by the coding sequence GTGGCTTTAGGAGAAGAATTAGAATTTACTCTCTCTAGTTCTGACCCCGATGCAGGGGCGACGTTGACCTATAGCGTTGAAAACTTACCCCTAGGTGCAACTCTAGATAAAGATACAGGACTAGTCAAATGGCAGCCAGCTCCAGGACAGGTAGGAGATTATGTTGTTACCTATCAGGTATCTGATGGCGAAGACATAGCCGAACGCAATGCTCTAATTCGCGTTGAAGCCAAACCAACACTTCCCGTAGTTAATTTAGAATTCACTCCCAGTTTTCCGGCTATTCCAGGGCAGAAAGTTGTTATTAATGCCTTAGCCGATAGCTTTACCGAGATTAAAACGATCTCAGTTTCGGTTAACGGTAAAAAGCTGACCTTAGATAAGCGTAACCGAGCTGAATTTATTGCCGATACTACAGGCAGAGTGGAGGTAGAAGTTACCGCTACCGATGCAGCAGGACGTACTGCTACTAAGACAGAAATACTCAAGGTACGCGACCCCGAAGACAAGGCAGCCCCTGTGGTGGCATTTGGCTTGGGCTTGAATGGTCAGGCTTTTGACAGTGCTACCGAGATTAAGGCGACGGTTAGCGATCGCAATCTTGATGAATGGACTTTATCTTTGAAGGGTAAAGGTGAAGGGGGTGTAGTAGCAACTGGTTATGGCAATGTTAATAATGGCGCGATCGCATCTTTAGATCCTGCTATATATAGTAATGGTTTCTACACTCTTGAGCTAACCGCTACTGATATTAAAGGTCGTACCTCTACTACTGAAATTGTTGTAGAAGTTGAGGGTAATGATAAGAAAGCGCAGTATCAAAGGATTGATAACGATCTGAGTATTGACTTTGGCGGTACTAGTATAGATCTGACTCGTCGTTATGATTCGGTGCAGCGTCAAGAATCTGGCAGCTTTGGTAATGGCTGGGCAAGTAGTTGGGACTTTGACCTGGAGACTGATGTTGAGATTCGCGGTAAGGGGAATGAGGGGTTAAAACCTTTTGAATCTGGTACAAGACTCTACCTCACTACTCCCGACGGCGAAAGAGTCGGCTTTACCTTCCAACCAGTAGCCGAAAAGATTACAGGCTTGACTTACTATCGTCCCGCGTGGGTAGCTGATGATGGGGTTAATTATACCCTAGACTCTACTGATGTACTGTTGAGTAAGGCAGGCAACAGATTTTACGATCTGCAAACAGCCAAGCCGTATAATCCTTCTTTCCCCCAAACCCCCAATTCCCCAAATCCCTACACCCTAACCACACCAGAAAATGTAGTTTACACCTTAGATGCTACGGGTAATTTACAAGAGCAAGTTACAGCAGATGGTACGCGGTTAATTTACAGCGATAGTGGTATCTTGAATCCTGCTACGGGTGAGATGGTTAGGTTTGAAACCGATAAGGCTGGTCGTTTGACTCAGGTAACTGCACCTAACGGCACGGCGGTTGTTTATGACTATGACAAGGCGGGTAATCTAGTTAGTGCCAGAAACCTAGCCCTTGGTGATTCTGTCCGCTACAGCTATGGCGATCAAGGATTGAATCTGATTGCGGGTGATACGGGAGAGGCAATTGAATACTTTGATACTCCTGTAGTTAAACCGCTTACTGGTGATTTGAGTACGGCTAGTTCCTTTACTGGGTCAACTACTACGGGTACGGGAGAGGGTCTGTATAGCTTTGGCTTTAGAGATTCGGAAATCCTCTCTACAAATACTGGTTCTGTCCTATTAGGAGTAGATTTAACTGGTACTGATGAACTGCCAACTATTGAAGGCTTAACACTCCTTAGTACCCAAACAACTGCCGATAGTAGCTTTGCTCTTTATACGATTGATAAAGAAGGCTTGAATTTACTCTCTGTTAACGATGCAGGAGATTATGAACTGCAACTGGGTATTGCAGGGGATGTAAATCGCGATAATGCAGTGGACGGGGTTGATAGTCAGTTAGTCAAAAATGCCCTTGGTACATCGATTGGTGATGCTGGTTATGATGCAGCCTTGGATGTAAATCGCGATCGCACTATTAACTCAAAAGATGTGCAAATACTCGGTAGTAACTACGGTTTCCGTTATAACCAAGCTCCTGTGGTCAAAGATAGTGAAGCGATAACCCATGAGGATTTAAGCGTTGAGATTCCCTTAAAGGATTTGGCAAAAGACCCCGAAGGCGATCGCACTTTCTTTAGAACCAGGGATGTAGAACACGGTCAGGTATCCTTTAGTGCTGATGGTCAGACTGCCATCTTTAAACCAGAGGTAGGCTATACAGGTACTGCATCCTTTAAGCTTTTTGCCGATGATGGTTATGCGGTAAGCGATGCTTCTATTGTGGATAAGATTTAA